From the Lactobacillus sp. PV034 genome, the window CACTCACAACTAGCATAGAATGACTTGTTATCAATCATAAATATTAATCTTTTAGGCTCATACCGATAATCATACATCTAATCGCCTCTCACATTTATTGAACATATGTTCGTATAAATTCTACACTTTTTAAATATCATTTTTCAAGTGGCAAAAGAGTAATATTTATTTTCTACCCTAACCTTGCTATAATATGACTCATTATTTTAAGTTAAAATTGTCAACAAGGAGCAAACTATCATGGCCCAAAAAACTATTCTAATTGCATGTGTTTCAGGAATGTCTAGTTCCTTACTAATTTCAAAATTAGCTCAAGTAGTTGAGCAAGCTGGAAAAGACTATGGCTTTATTACAAGTCCAGCTAGCAAACTTAAAACTGATATTCAAGCCGTGAAGCCAGATGTAGTCTTGTTAGCCCCGCAAATTCAATATTTAAGGGATGAAGTTCAAAAAACAACAGCTTTATTTAAGATTCCTTTATCTGTCATCAATATTCAAGATTATGCAATGATGGATAGCCCCAAAATTATCACAACTATCGAAAATTTATTAAATAGTGAG encodes:
- a CDS encoding PTS sugar transporter subunit IIB codes for the protein MAQKTILIACVSGMSSSLLISKLAQVVEQAGKDYGFITSPASKLKTDIQAVKPDVVLLAPQIQYLRDEVQKTTALFKIPLSVINIQDYAMMDSPKIITTIENLLNSEK